Proteins encoded within one genomic window of Saccharopolyspora pogona:
- a CDS encoding MerR family transcriptional regulator, with product MSRVTTRPEPVQGRDTSNPSNPSDDPGPVEGPDGAASDDQPRLSVAAVARRLGVAPATLRTWDRRYGLGPSDHTSGRHRRYGPDDIARLEQMQRALLRGASPMEAARYARTVAAPLPQRYPDSAEQQTQPDESGDGPMMLSGVLDGAGDIKLVGGSNTGGRGLKLTGAGSRTRGLGRAALALDSWSVQRLLIESMDSDGVVETWQGMLQPVLRAVSERRQRSGSGIEVLQLLVDCASTALRSVIANAPAPVNPRPVVLAPVPGEAQELELVALAAALAANRVGHRLFGAALPREGLAAAVRRSAPAAVVLWADQSYYASPRVLDDIPITRQRARAFVAGGGWAQQALPAHVELLDSLDAAVARVSETVLS from the coding sequence ATGTCCCGCGTGACGACGCGGCCGGAACCTGTGCAGGGACGGGACACCTCCAATCCCTCCAATCCGAGCGACGATCCGGGGCCGGTCGAGGGCCCCGACGGCGCTGCGTCGGACGACCAGCCGCGCCTCAGCGTCGCTGCGGTGGCCCGCCGGCTCGGTGTGGCTCCCGCCACGCTGCGCACCTGGGATCGCCGGTACGGGCTCGGCCCCAGCGATCACACCAGTGGTCGGCACCGTCGGTACGGCCCGGACGACATCGCGCGCCTGGAGCAGATGCAACGCGCTCTGCTGCGAGGCGCCTCGCCCATGGAGGCGGCCCGCTACGCGCGCACCGTCGCCGCACCGCTGCCGCAGCGATACCCCGATTCGGCCGAGCAGCAAACGCAGCCCGACGAATCCGGCGACGGACCGATGATGTTGTCCGGTGTGCTCGACGGCGCGGGCGACATCAAGTTGGTCGGCGGCTCCAACACTGGCGGGCGCGGGCTGAAGCTCACCGGAGCCGGATCGCGCACCCGCGGCCTGGGGCGCGCGGCGCTCGCGCTGGACTCCTGGTCCGTGCAGCGGTTACTGATCGAGTCGATGGACAGTGACGGGGTCGTGGAGACCTGGCAGGGCATGCTGCAGCCGGTGCTGCGCGCGGTCAGCGAACGTCGGCAGCGGTCCGGCTCCGGCATCGAGGTCCTGCAGCTGCTGGTCGACTGCGCGTCAACCGCGCTGCGGTCGGTGATCGCGAACGCGCCGGCGCCGGTCAACCCGCGCCCGGTGGTGCTTGCGCCGGTGCCCGGCGAAGCGCAGGAGCTCGAGCTCGTGGCGCTCGCCGCGGCGCTCGCGGCCAACCGCGTCGGCCACCGGCTGTTCGGTGCCGCGCTGCCGAGGGAAGGGCTGGCCGCGGCGGTGCGCCGCTCCGCGCCGGCTGCCGTGGTGCTCTGGGCGGACCAGTCGTACTACGCCTCGCCGCGCGTCCTGGACGACATCCCGATCACCCGGCAGCGCGCCCGTGCCTTCGTGGCCGGCGGCGGTTGGGCGCAGCAGGCGCTGCCCGCGCACGTGGAGCTCCTCGATTCGCTCGATGCCGCTGTGGCGCGTGTTTCGGAGACCGTTCTGAGCTGA
- a CDS encoding response regulator transcription factor → MTTVLICDDRRSVREGLTRVMSAVPGVSRIDCVAHGDELLARFSRQAVDVVLVGTQRAVPNGVEATRRLVSAHPQANVIVFGAPDDAASIAAAIAGGARGYLRWDASRPELVAALAHTLASTSVPAPRQPSDPGVQLTERELQVLRGMSQGKSNGQIGRELYLSEDTVKTHARRLFRKLGVRDRAQAVAHGFRRGLVA, encoded by the coding sequence GTGACGACGGTCCTGATCTGCGATGACCGACGTAGCGTCCGGGAAGGGCTCACTCGTGTGATGTCTGCTGTCCCCGGAGTGAGTCGAATCGATTGCGTCGCACATGGTGACGAGCTGTTGGCCCGCTTCTCGCGGCAGGCCGTCGACGTCGTGCTGGTGGGCACCCAGCGTGCGGTGCCCAACGGCGTCGAGGCCACCCGTCGGCTCGTCTCTGCACATCCGCAAGCGAACGTGATCGTGTTCGGTGCGCCGGACGACGCGGCGAGCATCGCCGCCGCGATCGCCGGTGGAGCCCGTGGCTACCTCCGCTGGGATGCTTCCCGGCCGGAGCTGGTCGCGGCGCTGGCGCACACGTTGGCGAGCACTTCGGTGCCCGCACCCCGGCAGCCGTCCGACCCTGGCGTGCAGCTGACGGAGCGCGAGCTCCAAGTGCTGCGGGGCATGAGCCAGGGCAAGAGCAACGGCCAGATCGGCCGGGAGCTCTACCTCTCGGAAGACACGGTCAAGACCCACGCGCGCCGGCTGTTCCGGAAGCTCGGTGTGCGAGACCGTGCGCAAGCGGTGGCGCACGGTTTCCGCCGCGGCCTCGTCGCGTGA